A portion of the Fusobacterium nucleatum genome contains these proteins:
- a CDS encoding TIR domain-containing protein, whose protein sequence is MVEIQNTTKKKYKYDAFISYRHIEPDLTIAEILHDMIEKFNIPKHLRTVSNDGSLIDDKHVFRVFRDREELSTKDLSTMIEEAIANSENLIVICSKRTSLSPWCRKEVQLFKRIHGANNIIPVLIEGEPDESFIDELKNLKATFINSENVEEEKNIELLAADIRPDEVKSPSFKGYEILQNSKDPKLDELTKKSLDILKKSEIYRIVASMLNVNYGDLKLRHQERYLKRIIYTSVAASIAMLIFVVSVTTLYLKSVASERKANEQSSLMTLNMANEANLQGNRILGVLIAQEAMKNVSPKMEKYNKLEAQYENILNNSLITLPFSNQFILPTESETASFGISSDSKWLISSSSFNNAIIWDLDNGGIKKTLSFESPVVSIALSPDSKKSYVGTANNKIFEVNMEDYEIKNVFGNSTLPAVAMRISKNNKYLFALRNALILDVFDIQNQKKLYSFTFPIDNMITGFAENPQTNNFFILRKDNTITEYDINTGEVLIVHASTTNPNKNFFRKMTITDNGTLFYSDIQENTESFIMKNLQSGQINCASNIRNFSSNIVVNKDATLLYVSSLNNFITRFDLSNLKPDEEINVPQRVTYLDTKRTQYNESIKNMILSPDENTLAVVLNNMAVGAFNGIKNITSDSSPEFILNEKSTHKSSVDIIKFTPDSKKIVTSANDYTIRVMDTESTMGKSQLLNGKIVASSRDKNSILILSGDKISKYNFDTNKEEFIAILDPKFLKVFQQFAITNNVSLVALSDSTEGVSASVFDVKQDKKIYTTKSHTVKAGILPFISGLQFSNDGNFLFTLGPDNQLFIHNAKTGEFLFSLEDKENGEATSFIMSNDDNFVAINYITKKSTIFSLREKKVVQKIDGEVMAVDSENNNIKAIYGQVDSKLFVTKPNSKVLYYADNKIKTATGTLKFNTINMSYDGKYYISSIPKNNTIITDLVTGEPVRTLYNSNNDFFISLPVISKDNKKVAYSESKNKIIIMNMYSTEELSKMASKILKGRQLTELELNSIGRRE, encoded by the coding sequence TTAGAGTTTTTCGTGATCGTGAAGAACTTTCTACAAAAGATTTAAGTACTATGATTGAAGAAGCAATAGCTAATTCTGAAAATTTAATTGTTATATGTTCAAAAAGAACATCACTTAGTCCTTGGTGTAGAAAAGAAGTGCAGCTATTTAAAAGAATTCACGGGGCGAATAATATTATTCCTGTACTCATTGAAGGAGAACCTGATGAGTCTTTTATTGATGAATTAAAAAATCTAAAAGCTACTTTTATAAATTCTGAAAATGTAGAGGAGGAAAAAAATATTGAGCTCCTTGCAGCAGATATTAGACCTGATGAGGTAAAATCTCCTTCTTTTAAAGGATATGAAATTTTACAAAACTCAAAAGATCCTAAATTAGATGAACTTACAAAAAAGTCTTTAGATATTCTAAAAAAATCAGAAATTTATAGAATAGTAGCAAGTATGCTTAATGTAAATTATGGAGATTTAAAATTAAGACATCAAGAAAGATATTTAAAAAGAATTATATATACTTCTGTTGCAGCAAGTATAGCTATGCTCATATTTGTTGTAAGTGTAACAACTTTATATTTAAAATCTGTTGCCTCAGAGAGAAAAGCTAATGAACAATCATCTCTTATGACTTTAAATATGGCAAATGAAGCAAATTTACAAGGAAATCGAATACTGGGAGTATTAATTGCTCAAGAAGCTATGAAAAATGTATCTCCTAAAATGGAGAAATACAATAAATTAGAAGCTCAATATGAAAATATTTTAAATAATTCATTGATTACCTTACCATTTTCTAATCAATTTATTTTACCAACAGAAAGTGAAACAGCATCTTTTGGTATAAGTTCAGATAGCAAATGGTTAATAAGTTCAAGCTCTTTTAATAATGCTATTATTTGGGATTTAGACAATGGAGGGATAAAAAAGACTTTGAGTTTTGAATCTCCTGTAGTTTCAATAGCACTTTCTCCAGATAGCAAAAAATCTTATGTAGGGACTGCTAATAATAAAATTTTTGAAGTAAATATGGAAGATTATGAAATTAAGAATGTATTTGGAAATTCTACTCTTCCAGCAGTTGCAATGAGAATCTCAAAAAATAATAAGTATTTATTTGCTTTAAGGAATGCCTTAATACTTGATGTTTTTGATATTCAAAATCAAAAAAAATTGTATTCATTCACTTTTCCTATTGATAATATGATAACTGGATTTGCAGAAAATCCTCAAACAAATAATTTTTTTATTTTAAGAAAAGATAACACTATAACAGAATATGATATAAATACAGGGGAAGTTTTAATTGTTCATGCTTCAACAACAAATCCTAATAAAAATTTTTTTAGAAAAATGACTATTACAGATAATGGAACTCTTTTCTACTCTGATATTCAAGAAAATACAGAAAGTTTTATTATGAAAAATCTTCAATCGGGACAAATTAATTGTGCTTCAAATATTAGAAATTTTTCTTCAAATATAGTAGTAAATAAAGATGCTACTCTATTATATGTAAGTTCTCTTAATAATTTTATCACAAGATTTGATTTATCAAATTTAAAACCTGATGAGGAAATAAATGTTCCTCAAAGAGTAACATATCTTGATACAAAACGGACTCAATATAATGAAAGTATCAAAAATATGATTTTAAGTCCTGATGAAAATACTCTTGCTGTTGTTTTAAATAATATGGCAGTTGGTGCATTTAATGGAATAAAAAATATAACATCTGATTCTAGTCCTGAATTTATCTTGAATGAAAAAAGTACTCATAAATCTTCTGTTGACATTATAAAATTTACACCAGATAGTAAAAAAATTGTTACATCTGCAAATGATTACACAATAAGAGTTATGGATACAGAGTCAACAATGGGAAAAAGTCAATTATTAAATGGAAAAATAGTAGCTTCGTCAAGAGATAAAAATTCTATTCTTATTTTATCTGGTGACAAAATTTCAAAATATAATTTTGATACAAATAAAGAAGAATTTATTGCAATTCTTGATCCTAAATTTCTTAAAGTATTTCAACAATTTGCCATCACAAATAATGTTTCATTAGTAGCTCTATCTGATAGCACAGAAGGTGTTTCTGCTAGTGTTTTTGATGTAAAGCAAGATAAAAAAATATATACTACAAAATCTCATACTGTAAAGGCAGGAATATTACCTTTTATTTCAGGATTACAATTTAGTAATGATGGTAATTTCTTATTTACACTAGGTCCTGATAATCAATTATTTATTCATAATGCAAAAACAGGAGAATTTCTATTTTCACTTGAAGATAAAGAAAATGGAGAAGCTACTTCATTCATAATGAGTAATGATGATAATTTTGTTGCCATAAACTATATTACAAAAAAATCAACTATTTTCTCTCTTAGAGAAAAAAAAGTGGTACAAAAAATAGATGGAGAAGTTATGGCTGTAGATAGTGAGAATAACAATATTAAAGCAATATATGGTCAAGTGGATAGTAAATTGTTTGTTACAAAACCAAATAGTAAAGTCCTATATTATGCTGATAATAAAATAAAAACTGCTACTGGAACTTTAAAATTCAATACTATAAATATGTCATATGATGGGAAATATTATATTTCAAGTATTCCTAAAAACAATACAATTATAACAGACCTAGTTACAGGAGAACCTGTAAGAACTCTTTATAACAGTAATAATGATTTTTTTATTTCACTTCCTGTCATAAGTAAAGACAATAAAAAAGTTGCTTATAGTGAAAGTAAAAATAAAATAATTATAATGAATATGTATTCCACAGAGGAGCTTTCTAAAATGGCAAGCAAAATCTTAAAAGGACGACAGTTAACAGAATTGGAGTTAAATTCTATCGGAAGGAGAGAATAA
- a CDS encoding histidine phosphatase family protein, with protein sequence MKKIIIFFLLIIAITGNSEIIKEKKILRKETMELILVCHEKIQSDFENIDLSPSGIEAVKQLAEKMKKNYSFDIAYTSNLKIANRTLNYILEEMNELEIPINKSETLNTITRKDLEGKNVFESLKSYWKSDISKNLKEGKNVLIVTDEDTIRILIKYLLDMSDRDIQDVYIPIDNTFYFEVDKNLEVISAGFPIQKVLERIDEF encoded by the coding sequence ATGAAAAAAATAATAATATTTTTTTTACTAATAATAGCAATTACAGGAAATTCAGAAATAATAAAAGAAAAGAAGATTTTAAGGAAAGAAACAATGGAATTAATTTTAGTTTGTCATGAAAAAATACAATCTGATTTTGAAAATATTGATTTAAGTCCTAGTGGAATAGAAGCAGTAAAACAACTAGCTGAAAAAATGAAAAAAAATTATTCTTTTGATATAGCCTATACTTCTAATTTAAAAATTGCTAACAGAACTCTCAATTATATATTAGAGGAAATGAACGAATTAGAGATACCTATAAATAAATCAGAAACATTGAATACGATAACTCGTAAAGACTTAGAAGGGAAAAATGTTTTTGAAAGTTTAAAATCTTATTGGAAATCTGATATTTCTAAAAACTTAAAAGAGGGAAAAAATGTATTAATAGTAACTGATGAAGATACAATAAGAATTCTTATAAAGTATTTGTTAGATATGTCAGATAGGGATATACAAGATGTTTATATACCCATAGATAACACATTTTATTTTGAAGTAGATAAAAATTTAGAGGTAATCAGTGCTGGATTTCCTATACAGAAAGTGCTTGAACGAATTGATGAATTTTAA
- a CDS encoding tRNA threonylcarbamoyladenosine dehydratase, with product MFLQRTELLIGSDNIEKLKNSNVIVFGLGGVGGATVEALVRAGIGNLSIVDFDTIDKTNLNRQIITTQSVIGKPKVDVAKDRILSINPNINLTIYNEKFLKEKIDLFFKDKKYDYIVDAIDLVTAKLDLIEFATNSKIPIISCMGTGNKLNPAQFKVVDINKTSVCPLAKIIRKELKKRRINKLKVVYSDETPRKPLNLDGDREKAKNVGSISFVPPVAGMLLASEVVKDICEL from the coding sequence ATGTTTTTACAGAGAACTGAACTATTAATTGGTTCTGATAATATAGAAAAATTAAAAAATTCTAATGTTATTGTTTTTGGACTTGGTGGAGTTGGTGGTGCTACTGTTGAAGCACTTGTTAGAGCTGGAATAGGGAATTTATCTATTGTTGACTTTGATACCATTGATAAAACTAATCTAAATAGACAGATTATTACAACTCAATCTGTTATAGGAAAGCCAAAGGTTGATGTAGCAAAAGATAGAATTTTATCAATCAATCCTAATATAAATTTAACTATATATAATGAGAAATTTTTAAAAGAAAAAATAGATTTATTTTTCAAAGATAAAAAATATGATTATATAGTTGATGCTATTGATTTAGTTACAGCAAAATTAGATTTAATTGAATTTGCCACTAATTCAAAAATTCCAATAATTTCTTGTATGGGAACTGGAAATAAATTAAATCCAGCACAATTTAAGGTAGTAGATATTAACAAAACTTCTGTTTGTCCCCTAGCAAAAATTATTAGAAAAGAATTGAAAAAAAGAAGAATTAATAAATTAAAAGTTGTTTATTCTGATGAAACACCAAGAAAACCACTTAATTTAGATGGTGACCGTGAAAAAGCTAAAAATGTTGGAAGTATTTCATTTGTACCACCTGTTGCAGGTATGTTACTAGCAAGTGAAGTAGTAAAAGATATATGTGAACTATAA
- a CDS encoding flavodoxin, translated as MKTIGIFYATLTKTTVGIVDEIEFFLKKDDFKTFNVKNGVKEIENFENLILVTPTYQVGEAHAAWMNNLKKLEEIDFTGKVVGLVGLGNQFAFGESFCGGIRYLYDIVVKKGGKVVGFTSTDGYHYEETSIIENGKFIGLALDEENQPNLTPKRIGDWITEIKKEFK; from the coding sequence ATGAAGACTATTGGTATTTTTTATGCAACTCTTACAAAAACAACAGTAGGAATTGTTGATGAAATTGAATTCTTTTTAAAGAAAGATGATTTTAAAACTTTTAATGTAAAAAATGGAGTTAAAGAAATAGAGAATTTTGAAAATCTTATTTTAGTTACACCCACTTATCAAGTTGGTGAGGCTCATGCAGCTTGGATGAATAATTTAAAAAAATTAGAAGAAATTGATTTTACTGGTAAGGTTGTTGGGCTTGTTGGACTTGGAAATCAATTTGCTTTTGGAGAATCTTTCTGTGGTGGAATAAGATATCTATATGATATTGTGGTTAAAAAAGGTGGAAAAGTAGTTGGATTTACAAGTACTGATGGTTATCACTATGAAGAAACAAGCATTATAGAAAATGGTAAATTTATAGGTCTTGCTCTTGATGAAGAAAATCAACCTAACCTAACTCCAAAAAGAATTGGAGATTGGATAACAGAAATAAAAAAAGAATTCAAATAA
- a CDS encoding DUF4241 domain-containing protein: MQPTKEWLEKWEKVKDKLQPNSNLVNYFTLKEIAGKELDVMDIGPCSIPTGEFLVGDPLVYLGSKYEKEYFQKIPTGEFRTEICVVKASDGDCDRYAAVRLKFNDNEISYFEEAMKGIEDLKDINEGDFFGFNVDAGLACICDKKLHDLYCEFDEKFVKENPDGNAYDDYFADLFKKSYEDNPKYQRDGGDWINWTIPGTDYHLPIFQSGFGDGAYPVYLAYDKDGNVCQLIVELIDIELAYSEIDEEDEE, from the coding sequence ATGCAACCAACAAAAGAATGGTTAGAAAAATGGGAAAAAGTAAAAGATAAATTGCAACCTAATAGTAATCTTGTAAATTATTTTACTTTAAAAGAAATTGCTGGAAAAGAATTAGATGTTATGGATATTGGACCTTGTTCTATTCCAACTGGAGAGTTTTTAGTTGGAGATCCTCTTGTTTATTTAGGTAGTAAATATGAAAAAGAATACTTCCAAAAAATTCCAACAGGTGAATTTAGAACAGAAATTTGTGTTGTAAAAGCCAGTGATGGAGATTGTGATAGATATGCAGCAGTTAGATTGAAATTTAATGATAATGAAATCAGTTATTTTGAAGAGGCTATGAAAGGTATAGAAGACTTAAAAGATATTAATGAAGGAGATTTTTTTGGCTTTAATGTTGATGCTGGACTTGCTTGTATCTGTGATAAAAAATTACATGACTTATATTGTGAATTTGATGAAAAGTTTGTAAAAGAAAATCCTGACGGAAATGCTTATGATGATTATTTTGCAGATTTATTCAAAAAAAGCTATGAAGATAATCCTAAATATCAAAGAGATGGTGGAGATTGGATAAACTGGACTATACCTGGAACTGATTATCATTTACCTATTTTTCAATCTGGTTTTGGAGATGGAGCTTATCCTGTATATTTAGCTTATGATAAAGATGGCAATGTATGTCAACTTATTGTTGAACTTATTGATATTGAATTAGCTTATTCTGAAATTGATGAAGAAGATGAAGAATAA
- the gpmA gene encoding 2,3-diphosphoglycerate-dependent phosphoglycerate mutase — MKLVLIRHGESAWNLENRFTGWKDVDLSPKGMEEAKSAGKILKEMNLVFDVAYTSYLKRAIKTLNIVLEEMDELYIPVYKSWRLNERHYGALQGLNKAETAKKYGDEQVHIWRRSFDVAPPSIDKNSEYYPKSDRRYADLADSDIPLGESLKDTIARVLPYWHSDISKSLQEEKNVIVAAHGNSLRALIKYLLNISNEDILNLNLVTGKPMVFEIDKDLKVLSSPELF; from the coding sequence ATGAAATTAGTTTTAATTCGTCATGGAGAAAGTGCATGGAACTTAGAAAATAGATTTACAGGGTGGAAAGATGTTGATTTAAGTCCAAAAGGAATGGAAGAAGCAAAATCAGCAGGAAAAATTTTAAAAGAAATGAATTTAGTTTTTGATGTTGCCTATACTTCATATTTAAAAAGAGCAATCAAAACTTTAAATATTGTTTTAGAAGAAATGGATGAATTATATATTCCAGTATATAAATCTTGGAGATTAAATGAAAGACACTATGGAGCATTACAAGGATTAAATAAAGCAGAAACTGCAAAAAAATATGGAGATGAACAAGTACATATTTGGCGTCGTAGTTTTGATGTAGCTCCACCAAGTATTGATAAAAATAGTGAATATTATCCAAAGTCAGATAGAAGATATGCAGATTTAGCAGATTCTGATATTCCATTAGGAGAGAGTTTAAAGGATACAATAGCAAGAGTATTACCTTACTGGCATTCTGATATTTCAAAAAGTTTGCAAGAAGAAAAAAATGTTATAGTTGCTGCTCATGGAAATAGTTTAAGAGCATTAATAAAATATTTATTAAATATTTCTAATGAAGATATTTTAAATCTAAACTTAGTTACAGGAAAACCTATGGTATTTGAAATAGATAAAGATTTAAAAGTGTTATCTTCACCTGAATTATTTTAA